In the genome of Gloeomargarita sp. SKYB120, one region contains:
- a CDS encoding pentapeptide repeat-containing protein, protein MNVADLLIAYEAGRRTFTGVNLSFADLGNQDLRGIDLSDAILVGVNLQGANLGGAKFCRANLSGANLRHANLTGAVLAQADLVRADLTGAQLGGARLTEADLAGACLQGADLTGAVLNQASCHSANFRECMGTGAELQEIQLVDADLTGADLRGANLRRSRCQYARLLGTDLSGANLQGANFYQAHWVEVLVDWADLTDAILPDGDLARVAHPGGNPVDGQQRPPQ, encoded by the coding sequence ATGAACGTCGCCGATCTCCTGATTGCCTACGAAGCCGGTCGCCGGACATTTACCGGGGTCAATCTTAGCTTTGCCGACCTGGGCAACCAGGACTTGCGGGGGATTGACCTGAGCGATGCGATTTTAGTGGGGGTTAACCTCCAGGGTGCCAACCTGGGGGGAGCGAAGTTTTGTCGCGCGAATTTGAGCGGGGCCAATCTCCGTCACGCCAATTTAACTGGTGCCGTTTTGGCGCAGGCCGACCTGGTGCGGGCGGATTTGACGGGAGCGCAGTTGGGGGGCGCTCGATTGACGGAAGCCGATTTGGCCGGCGCTTGCCTGCAGGGAGCCGATTTGACGGGAGCCGTGCTCAACCAGGCCAGTTGCCACAGCGCGAACTTTCGGGAATGCATGGGCACGGGGGCGGAACTCCAGGAAATCCAACTGGTGGACGCCGATTTGACCGGAGCCGACCTGCGGGGTGCCAATTTACGCCGGAGTCGTTGCCAGTACGCCCGGTTGCTGGGCACCGATTTGAGCGGGGCCAATCTGCAGGGGGCCAATTTCTACCAAGCCCATTGGGTGGAGGTGCTCGTGGACTGGGCGGACTTGACCGATGCCATTTTGCCCGACGGCGACCTAGCCCGTGTTGCGCATCCCGGCGGCAATCCCGTTGATGGTCAGCAACGCCCCCCGCAGTAA
- a CDS encoding circularly permuted type 2 ATP-grasp protein, whose translation MNFHDYDPEDFYDEWFVRKGEPRPHVAALVERINQLPPDELQQRQQAAQAVLMQMGVTFQVYNDPAARERIWPFDVIPRVITAQEWAYLEQGVKQRVAALNLFLQDIYHDQKIIKDGVIPAEVIYSSQGYLPACQGLAPPGGVWCHITGSDLVRDRQGNWWVLEDNLRVPSGVSYVLENRRVMKNTFPKVFRMLDIRPTDDYPGHLLEMLLGLAPDYLDHPCVVVLTPGVYNSAYFEHSFLAQQMGVELVEGRDLVVVDGYVQMRTTRGLQRVDVIYRRVDDVFLDPQVFRPDSLLGIPGLMEVYRQGRVALANAPGTGVADDKVVYAYVPDMIRYYLDAEPILPNVPTYLCWRDADREYVVKHLDELVVKAANESGGYGMLMGPSATPKERANFAEKIQRFPRNYIAQPVIALSRVPTIVGDHFEGRHVDLRPYILHGRDHLYVHPGGLTRVALKKGSLVVNSSQGGGSKDTWVLAE comes from the coding sequence ATGAATTTCCACGACTACGATCCAGAAGACTTTTATGATGAATGGTTTGTGCGCAAGGGGGAACCCCGCCCTCACGTGGCCGCCCTGGTTGAACGCATTAATCAATTACCGCCGGACGAACTCCAGCAACGACAGCAGGCCGCCCAGGCAGTGTTGATGCAAATGGGGGTGACGTTTCAGGTCTATAATGACCCAGCGGCGCGGGAACGAATTTGGCCGTTTGATGTGATTCCCCGCGTGATTACCGCCCAGGAGTGGGCCTATTTGGAACAGGGTGTCAAACAGCGGGTGGCAGCGCTGAACCTATTTCTCCAGGACATCTACCACGACCAGAAAATCATCAAAGATGGGGTGATCCCGGCGGAGGTGATTTACTCATCCCAGGGCTATTTACCCGCCTGCCAGGGCCTTGCTCCGCCCGGTGGGGTTTGGTGTCACATCACGGGTAGCGACCTGGTGCGGGACCGCCAGGGCAATTGGTGGGTGTTAGAGGACAATTTGCGGGTGCCGTCGGGGGTGTCCTATGTGTTGGAAAACCGGCGGGTGATGAAAAATACCTTTCCCAAAGTGTTCCGCATGTTGGATATTCGCCCGACGGATGATTATCCCGGTCATTTACTGGAAATGCTCCTAGGTCTAGCGCCGGACTACCTGGACCATCCCTGTGTGGTGGTGCTGACTCCTGGCGTCTATAACTCGGCTTACTTTGAACACTCGTTTCTGGCCCAACAGATGGGGGTGGAGCTGGTGGAGGGCCGCGACCTGGTGGTGGTGGACGGCTATGTGCAAATGCGGACCACCCGAGGTCTCCAACGGGTCGATGTGATTTACCGCCGCGTAGATGATGTGTTCCTTGATCCCCAGGTCTTTCGCCCGGATTCGCTGCTCGGGATTCCAGGCCTGATGGAGGTCTATCGCCAGGGACGAGTGGCGCTGGCCAATGCACCGGGGACGGGGGTGGCCGATGATAAGGTGGTCTATGCCTACGTGCCCGACATGATTCGCTACTACCTGGACGCAGAACCAATCTTGCCCAATGTCCCCACCTACCTGTGCTGGCGCGACGCCGACCGGGAATACGTGGTGAAACACCTGGACGAATTGGTGGTGAAAGCGGCCAATGAATCCGGGGGCTACGGCATGTTGATGGGTCCCAGCGCCACGCCCAAGGAACGGGCGAATTTTGCCGAAAAAATCCAGCGGTTTCCCCGCAACTATATCGCCCAACCCGTGATTGCCCTATCGCGGGTGCCGACGATTGTGGGGGACCACTTTGAAGGGCGTCACGTGGATTTGCGGCCCTACATCTTACACGGGCGCGACCACCTCTACGTGCATCCGGGGGGACTGACGCGGGTGGCCCTGAAAAAAGGGTCGCTGGTGGTGAATTCGTCCCAAGGAGGCGGCAGCAAAGACACCTGGGTACTGGCGGAGTAA
- a CDS encoding DUF928 domain-containing protein gives MRRGIWTAGTFLLGASLAVAQTLYTVQLGDTLTGIARRYNLTLEQMLQANPELRRDPDLILVGQQLVIPLSPVERALRTPLPPSFQPRLAMGRRRPAFVSLNLPAVGRPGQREGASKRGSGCTQDKNQRVRLLVPETNYGRTLRDYPTFFWYLPELERPTPVEFQLRLVTPQGQVGEVLYATTFTATGGGIGGLTLPLEAPALQVGQEYEWSLAVQCTADQPDSWMVVMGRIERVAPANRELAAALGQANLGDYPALLAEAGLWYDALQTLVVLRRQYPNEPGLVEDWRNLLSRIGLGGIANQPLRCVQPNPKGGVALCS, from the coding sequence ATGCGGCGAGGGATTTGGACGGCGGGAACTTTCTTGCTAGGGGCCTCCCTAGCGGTTGCCCAGACGTTGTACACGGTGCAGCTCGGGGATACCCTGACCGGGATTGCCCGTCGCTATAACTTGACCTTGGAACAAATGTTGCAGGCCAATCCGGAGCTACGCCGGGACCCGGATTTGATCCTAGTGGGTCAACAACTGGTCATTCCCCTGTCTCCGGTGGAGCGGGCGTTGCGCACGCCCTTACCCCCAAGCTTTCAACCCCGGTTGGCGATGGGTCGGCGGCGTCCGGCGTTTGTCAGCTTGAACTTACCGGCGGTCGGGCGTCCAGGACAACGGGAAGGGGCCTCCAAGCGGGGGTCGGGTTGCACCCAGGACAAAAACCAAAGGGTGCGGCTGCTTGTGCCCGAAACCAATTACGGTCGGACGCTGCGGGACTACCCCACCTTTTTCTGGTATTTGCCGGAGCTAGAGCGCCCTACACCTGTGGAATTTCAACTGCGCCTCGTAACTCCCCAAGGTCAAGTGGGGGAAGTCCTCTACGCCACCACGTTTACGGCCACTGGCGGCGGGATCGGCGGCTTGACCCTCCCCCTCGAGGCACCGGCGCTCCAGGTGGGCCAGGAGTACGAATGGTCCCTGGCGGTGCAATGTACGGCGGACCAGCCGGATAGCTGGATGGTGGTCATGGGGCGGATTGAGCGAGTGGCACCGGCGAATAGGGAACTGGCGGCTGCTCTAGGGCAAGCCAATCTCGGGGACTACCCAGCGCTCTTGGCTGAAGCCGGTCTTTGGTACGACGCCTTGCAAACCCTGGTAGTTCTGCGGCGACAGTATCCGAACGAGCCAGGACTGGTGGAGGACTGGCGGAATCTCCTGAGCCGGATCGGCCTGGGTGGAATTGCCAACCAGCCCCTGCGCTGTGTCCAACCCAATCCAAAAGGAGGCGTAGCGCTCTGTTCCTGA
- the ppc gene encoding phosphoenolpyruvate carboxylase, translating to MSTLLRINTPESAELRAGVGIRHLPLMESLLESVLREEGGQHLVDLLRQLQSVCLLEGKAQSVASAEAAALVEKLDLNAAIRATRAFALYFQLVNIVEQYHEQCEKKRQQSLATTLGNGHLPSYWEPGEAVGSLRWVFPYLKGLNVPPGRIQKVIDQMEIRLVFTAHPTEIVRHTIRDRQRRIGHLLAKLDWTEAGLAQGVTAPWEVEAIRAELLEEIRLWWRTDELHQMKPTVLDEVDHTLHYFQEVLFDAVPLLYERFCQSLHSVFPQLRPPKLDFCQFGSWVGADRDGNPSVTPEVTWQTAVFQRNMVLKKYLQSVDRLISLLSLSLHWSNVLPELLESLEQDKLQMPEVYDQYAIRYRQEPYRMKLAYMRQRLQNTLNRNQQLTHPDCVVPLESAYYKTGAEFQAELDLIRRSLQASGLTCRALDHLLIQVATFGFILARLDIRQESSRHEQALAEIAEYVQVLPRSYLEMTEEERSAWLLSELQTRRPLIPSRLPLSEATQETVATVQMLARLQQEFGVEICQTYIVSMSHCLSDLLEVWLLLKEAQIYDPVTHRSTVQVVPLFETVEDLQRSPQVMEALFQLPWYRDYLRQSTDSIQEVMLGYSDSNKDSGFLSSNWEIYKAQRALQRVAAQYGITLRFFHGRGGSVGRGGGPTYEAILAQPGDTINGRIKITEQGEVLASKYSLPELCLFNLENVATAVLQASSLKLGFDEILPWHEIMDELAQRSRRHYRQLIYEQPDFLDFFHQVTPIEEISQLQISSRPARRKGKRDFASLRAIPWVFSWTQMRLLLPAWYGLGTALAEFVAENPQEHLKLLGYFYAKWPFFRTVISKAEMTLAKVDLKMARHYLDQLAQPEDKPRFEPLFAQIVEEYHRTREMVLTITGHEQLLAGDAGLQQSVQLRNQTIVPLGFLQVSLLKRLRQTQPVGLASRYSKSELLRGALLTINGIAAGMRNTG from the coding sequence ATGAGCACGCTTTTGCGCATCAACACGCCAGAGTCAGCGGAACTGCGGGCGGGGGTGGGGATTCGCCACTTGCCCTTGATGGAATCCCTGCTGGAATCGGTGTTGCGTGAAGAAGGCGGCCAGCACCTGGTGGATTTATTGCGCCAGTTGCAATCGGTTTGTCTGCTGGAGGGGAAGGCTCAAAGCGTCGCCAGTGCCGAAGCCGCCGCCCTGGTGGAAAAACTCGACCTCAATGCTGCGATCCGGGCCACGCGGGCCTTTGCGCTGTACTTCCAATTGGTCAACATCGTGGAGCAGTACCACGAGCAGTGTGAAAAAAAACGACAGCAATCCCTGGCGACGACCCTAGGGAATGGTCACCTGCCGTCCTACTGGGAACCGGGGGAAGCCGTTGGCAGTTTGCGTTGGGTCTTTCCCTACCTGAAAGGGCTGAATGTGCCGCCGGGCCGGATTCAAAAGGTGATTGACCAGATGGAAATCCGGCTGGTGTTCACGGCTCACCCCACCGAAATCGTGCGCCATACCATCCGCGACCGGCAACGGCGGATTGGGCATCTGCTGGCAAAATTGGACTGGACGGAAGCGGGGCTGGCTCAAGGGGTCACTGCGCCCTGGGAGGTGGAAGCTATCCGCGCGGAATTGCTCGAGGAAATCCGGCTCTGGTGGCGCACTGATGAATTGCACCAGATGAAACCAACCGTCCTGGATGAGGTAGATCACACGTTGCACTATTTCCAAGAGGTGCTCTTTGACGCTGTGCCGCTGTTGTACGAACGGTTTTGCCAGTCGTTGCACAGCGTGTTTCCCCAGTTGCGCCCTCCCAAGTTGGATTTCTGCCAGTTTGGGTCGTGGGTGGGGGCGGACCGAGATGGCAACCCGTCGGTGACGCCGGAGGTGACCTGGCAAACGGCGGTGTTCCAACGCAATATGGTCCTGAAAAAATACCTGCAATCTGTTGATAGATTGATCAGCTTGTTGAGCTTGTCATTGCACTGGAGCAATGTGTTGCCGGAGTTGCTGGAGTCGTTAGAACAAGACAAGTTGCAGATGCCGGAGGTGTATGACCAGTACGCGATTCGCTACCGGCAAGAACCCTATCGCATGAAATTGGCCTACATGCGCCAGCGGTTGCAGAATACGTTGAACCGCAACCAGCAGTTGACCCATCCAGATTGTGTGGTGCCGCTAGAGAGCGCGTATTACAAAACGGGGGCAGAATTCCAAGCGGAGTTGGATTTGATCCGCCGCAGTTTGCAGGCCAGTGGCTTGACGTGCCGGGCACTGGACCATTTGCTCATTCAAGTGGCGACGTTTGGGTTTATCCTGGCGCGGTTGGACATCCGGCAAGAGAGTTCTCGGCATGAGCAGGCGCTGGCGGAAATTGCCGAATATGTGCAGGTATTGCCCCGCAGTTACCTGGAGATGACGGAGGAGGAGCGGTCGGCCTGGTTGCTGAGCGAGTTGCAAACCCGGCGGCCCTTGATCCCGTCCCGCTTGCCCTTGTCGGAGGCGACCCAGGAGACGGTGGCGACGGTGCAGATGCTGGCGCGGCTGCAGCAGGAATTTGGGGTGGAAATTTGCCAGACGTACATCGTTAGCATGAGTCACTGCTTGAGCGATTTGCTGGAGGTCTGGCTGCTGCTGAAGGAGGCGCAAATCTATGACCCGGTGACCCATCGCAGTACGGTGCAGGTAGTGCCCCTGTTTGAAACGGTGGAGGATTTGCAGCGCTCGCCCCAGGTGATGGAGGCGCTGTTTCAGTTGCCCTGGTATCGGGATTACCTGCGCCAGAGCACGGATTCCATCCAAGAAGTGATGCTGGGCTATTCCGACAGCAACAAGGATTCGGGATTTTTGAGCAGCAATTGGGAGATTTACAAGGCGCAGCGGGCGTTGCAACGGGTGGCGGCCCAGTACGGCATCACCCTGCGGTTTTTCCACGGGCGGGGCGGGTCCGTCGGACGGGGCGGCGGGCCAACCTACGAAGCCATCCTGGCGCAACCGGGCGACACGATCAACGGGCGGATCAAGATTACGGAGCAGGGGGAGGTGTTGGCGTCGAAGTACTCGTTGCCGGAGTTGTGTTTGTTCAACCTGGAAAATGTGGCGACAGCGGTGTTGCAGGCCAGTTCCCTGAAGCTGGGGTTTGACGAGATTCTGCCCTGGCACGAGATTATGGACGAACTGGCCCAACGGTCGCGGCGGCACTACCGGCAGTTGATTTATGAACAACCGGATTTCCTAGACTTTTTCCACCAGGTCACGCCGATTGAGGAAATCAGTCAATTGCAAATCAGCTCGCGACCGGCGCGGCGCAAAGGGAAACGGGATTTTGCCAGTTTGCGGGCGATTCCCTGGGTGTTTAGCTGGACGCAGATGCGCTTGCTGTTGCCGGCCTGGTATGGGCTGGGGACGGCCCTGGCGGAGTTCGTCGCCGAAAACCCACAGGAGCATTTGAAATTGCTGGGCTACTTCTACGCCAAGTGGCCCTTTTTCCGCACGGTGATTTCCAAAGCGGAAATGACGCTGGCCAAGGTGGATTTGAAAATGGCCCGCCATTACTTGGACCAACTAGCCCAACCCGAAGATAAGCCGCGATTTGAACCGTTGTTTGCCCAGATCGTGGAAGAGTACCACCGGACGCGGGAGATGGTGTTGACGATTACAGGGCATGAGCAGTTGCTGGCGGGAGATGCGGGTTTGCAGCAATCGGTGCAGTTACGCAACCAGACGATTGTGCCGCTAGGCTTTTTGCAGGTGTCGTTGCTCAAGCGCCTGCGTCAAACCCAACCGGTGGGGCTGGCGTCTCGCTACAGCAAGAGCGAATTACTGCGGGGGGCGTTGCTGACCATCAACGGGATTGCCGCCGGGATGCGCAACACGGGCTAG
- a CDS encoding metallophosphoesterase, which translates to MTDPICRFAVLSDPHVTTLETFRYYPHRLHRLEYSIPVLEAALERLSRYELDFLLIPGDLTQHGEPANHTWLSKRLNCLPFPCYVIPGNHDIPPDPGAIAPADFPEYYRQQGYRHTDQLYYAQEILPGVGLIGLNSNQFDAQGELFGQIDPEQWEWLETVLRDCCWRHTLVMVHHNVCEHIPHQSQSVLGRRYLLENRRELRQLLTHYGIRVVFTGHLHVQDIAEEDGFFDVTTGSLAAYPHAYRLVTWYEREMHITTERVTAIPEAPHLLADARAWMERRSPQFMAHLLTHPPLNLPPEQAQELAPRLAHFWPDIAWGDAYFEFPDLPSPVREFFEACSDRPPGDNDAVLPLP; encoded by the coding sequence ATGACCGACCCAATCTGCCGCTTTGCCGTCCTGAGCGACCCCCACGTTACCACGCTGGAGACTTTCCGCTATTACCCCCACCGCCTGCACCGCCTGGAGTACAGCATTCCCGTGCTGGAAGCGGCCCTGGAACGCCTAAGCCGTTACGAGCTGGATTTTTTGCTGATTCCCGGTGACCTGACCCAACACGGGGAGCCGGCCAACCACACCTGGTTGTCCAAGCGCTTGAATTGCTTGCCGTTTCCCTGCTACGTGATTCCGGGCAACCACGACATCCCCCCGGACCCCGGCGCTATTGCTCCCGCCGACTTTCCTGAATACTACCGGCAACAGGGGTATCGCCACACCGACCAGCTCTACTACGCTCAGGAAATCTTGCCGGGGGTGGGGCTGATTGGGTTGAATTCCAACCAGTTTGACGCTCAAGGCGAGCTGTTTGGGCAAATTGACCCAGAGCAATGGGAGTGGTTAGAAACGGTCCTGCGGGATTGCTGCTGGCGACACACGCTGGTGATGGTGCATCACAATGTCTGTGAACACATCCCCCACCAATCCCAGAGCGTGTTAGGGCGGCGTTATTTACTGGAAAACCGGCGCGAGTTGCGCCAGTTGTTGACCCACTACGGGATTCGGGTCGTGTTTACCGGGCACTTGCACGTGCAGGACATCGCCGAGGAGGACGGGTTTTTTGATGTGACGACGGGTTCGCTGGCGGCCTACCCCCACGCCTATCGCCTGGTGACCTGGTACGAGCGGGAAATGCATATTACCACAGAACGGGTGACGGCCATTCCCGAAGCACCCCATTTACTCGCCGACGCTCGCGCCTGGATGGAGCGTCGTTCGCCCCAATTCATGGCCCACCTGCTCACCCACCCGCCGCTGAACTTGCCGCCGGAGCAGGCCCAAGAACTAGCGCCCCGGTTGGCCCACTTTTGGCCGGATATTGCTTGGGGAGATGCCTATTTTGAATTCCCCGATTTACCTTCGCCAGTGCGGGAGTTTTTTGAAGCCTGCAGCGACCGTCCTCCTGGCGACAACGACGCTGTGTTGCCCTTGCCATGA
- a CDS encoding ferritin-like domain-containing protein: protein MTVAYPRKFGEWSARAILEQVVQDREIHLITLNRYRFSEQRSCKDLTDLVERLNGQPPELVRDLSHHISDEARHAMWLTDLLCDLGAPVGKPPGTSYIEQFETLLDSDAHTPGTDEFLISSLAAINVTEKRGCEYFSAHIQALKQAPQTEENVAIRETLERIFPEEAAHVRWGNRWLAQLARKSPEHQRLVEQAKRRYSAIEQAAFESGMDITLGAELRRVERLVTIASTLPVWERPAYLIERLPSALLAPDLQQTRLDILQRAWRRDPQKLMERFIPLFLNPNPPSPKTVQRR from the coding sequence ATGACCGTCGCCTACCCCCGTAAGTTTGGAGAGTGGAGCGCCCGGGCGATTCTGGAGCAGGTTGTCCAGGACCGGGAGATTCATTTGATCACCCTCAACCGCTACCGGTTCAGCGAGCAGCGCAGTTGCAAAGACTTGACCGACCTGGTGGAGCGCCTGAATGGCCAGCCCCCGGAACTGGTGCGGGATTTGTCCCACCACATCAGCGACGAGGCACGCCATGCCATGTGGTTGACAGACTTGCTCTGTGACCTGGGCGCTCCAGTGGGCAAACCGCCTGGCACGAGCTACATCGAGCAATTTGAAACCCTTTTAGACAGCGATGCCCACACGCCGGGCACGGATGAATTCCTTATTTCATCGCTAGCGGCCATCAATGTCACGGAAAAGCGGGGGTGTGAGTACTTCTCGGCGCACATTCAAGCGTTGAAACAGGCGCCCCAGACGGAAGAGAATGTGGCGATTCGGGAGACGCTCGAGCGAATTTTTCCGGAGGAGGCGGCCCACGTGCGCTGGGGCAACCGCTGGCTGGCCCAGTTGGCCCGCAAGAGTCCAGAGCACCAGCGACTGGTGGAACAAGCCAAACGCCGCTACAGCGCGATTGAACAGGCGGCTTTTGAGTCGGGGATGGATATCACCCTAGGCGCGGAACTGCGGCGGGTGGAGCGGCTGGTGACCATTGCCAGCACCCTGCCTGTGTGGGAGCGCCCCGCCTATTTGATCGAGCGGTTGCCGTCGGCGTTACTGGCGCCCGATTTGCAGCAAACTCGCCTGGACATCCTGCAACGGGCTTGGCGACGGGACCCCCAGAAGTTGATGGAGCGATTTATTCCCCTGTTTTTGAACCCCAATCCCCCTTCGCCCAAAACCGTGCAACGCCGATGA
- the ftsH gene encoding ATP-dependent zinc metalloprotease FtsH, which produces MAIKKSPQFPSPRAIGNILFLIGVGFLLLNLFLPGLLGPRIPQVPYSLFIHQVDEGQVARAFVGQNEIRYQLRPEYGGQVLATTPIFDLSLPQRLEEHGVEFAAVPPPRNNWFTNLLGWVLPPLIFVAIWQFFLGRGAGGPQGALSISKSRARVYVEGEMGKVTFADVAGCDEAKAELVEIVDFLKSPERYIRIGAKIPKGVLLVGPPGTGKTLLARAVAGEAKVPFFSISGSEFVELFVGVGSARVRDLFEQAKKQAPCIIFIDELDAIGKSRTSVGFYGGNDEREQTLNQLLTEMDGFDSSQATVIVLAATNRPETLDPALLRPGRFDRQVLVDRPDLAGREAILKIHAAKVKLSPEVDLHKIAARTPGFAGADLANLVNEAALLAARNQRAEVTMADFNEAIERVVAGLEKKSRVLSENEKRIVAYHEVGHAIVGSLMPGSGKVEKISIVPRGMAALGYTLQLPTEDRFLQSEPELRGQIATLLGGRAAEELVFGQVTTGASNDLQRATDLAERMVTAFGMSKVLGPLTFQQRQQNMFLGNAMEMRRAVSEETAQAIDREVREIVEQGHQQALEILRYNREVLEAMAQEILETEVIEGEKLHHWLSQVKLPPSLAPQHAPMPVAV; this is translated from the coding sequence ATGGCGATAAAAAAATCTCCTCAGTTTCCTAGCCCCCGCGCCATCGGCAACATTCTCTTTTTGATTGGCGTGGGTTTCCTGCTGCTGAACCTGTTCCTACCCGGGTTGCTGGGGCCGCGCATTCCCCAGGTGCCCTACAGCCTATTCATCCATCAAGTGGATGAGGGGCAAGTAGCCCGTGCCTTTGTGGGGCAAAACGAAATTCGTTATCAGTTGCGCCCGGAATACGGTGGCCAAGTCCTGGCGACCACACCGATTTTTGACCTGAGTTTGCCCCAACGTCTGGAGGAGCACGGGGTCGAGTTTGCCGCCGTGCCGCCGCCCCGGAACAACTGGTTCACAAACCTGCTGGGTTGGGTGTTGCCCCCCTTGATTTTCGTGGCAATCTGGCAATTTTTCTTGGGCAGGGGAGCCGGTGGGCCCCAGGGCGCCCTCTCTATCAGTAAAAGCCGCGCCAGGGTGTACGTGGAGGGCGAAATGGGCAAGGTCACCTTCGCCGATGTGGCCGGCTGTGACGAAGCCAAGGCGGAACTGGTGGAAATCGTGGACTTTCTCAAGTCGCCGGAGCGTTATATTCGGATTGGGGCGAAGATTCCCAAGGGGGTGCTGCTAGTGGGACCGCCGGGAACGGGGAAAACGCTGCTGGCCCGTGCTGTCGCCGGCGAAGCAAAGGTGCCGTTTTTCAGCATCTCCGGTTCGGAGTTTGTGGAGTTGTTTGTCGGGGTGGGTTCGGCCCGCGTGCGGGACCTGTTTGAACAGGCGAAAAAGCAGGCTCCCTGCATTATTTTTATTGACGAGCTGGATGCCATCGGGAAATCGCGGACGAGTGTCGGTTTTTACGGCGGTAATGACGAGCGGGAACAGACGTTGAACCAGCTCTTGACAGAAATGGACGGGTTTGACAGCTCCCAGGCGACGGTGATTGTCCTGGCGGCGACCAACCGCCCCGAGACCCTGGACCCAGCCCTGCTGCGGCCAGGACGGTTTGACCGGCAGGTGCTCGTGGACCGACCGGACCTAGCGGGGCGGGAAGCGATTTTGAAAATTCATGCGGCCAAGGTGAAGCTCTCGCCAGAGGTGGATTTGCACAAGATTGCCGCCCGTACCCCTGGGTTTGCCGGTGCTGACTTGGCGAATCTGGTCAACGAGGCGGCCCTGCTGGCGGCCCGCAACCAGCGCGCGGAAGTGACCATGGCCGACTTCAACGAAGCGATTGAGCGGGTGGTGGCGGGTCTGGAGAAAAAGAGCCGTGTGCTCAGCGAAAACGAAAAACGCATCGTGGCCTATCACGAAGTGGGACACGCGATAGTGGGCTCTCTGATGCCCGGCTCAGGCAAGGTGGAGAAGATTTCCATCGTGCCGCGTGGCATGGCGGCGCTGGGGTACACGTTGCAACTGCCGACGGAGGACCGGTTCCTCCAGAGTGAGCCGGAATTGCGAGGGCAAATTGCCACGCTGTTGGGCGGTCGCGCCGCCGAAGAGCTGGTGTTTGGGCAGGTGACTACGGGTGCCAGCAACGACCTACAACGGGCCACGGACCTGGCGGAACGGATGGTAACGGCCTTTGGCATGAGCAAGGTGCTTGGACCGCTGACCTTCCAGCAGCGCCAGCAGAATATGTTCCTAGGCAACGCCATGGAAATGCGGCGCGCGGTGAGTGAGGAAACTGCCCAGGCGATTGACCGCGAGGTGCGGGAGATTGTGGAGCAGGGGCATCAACAGGCGCTGGAAATCCTGCGCTACAACCGGGAGGTGCTGGAGGCGATGGCCCAGGAAATCTTGGAGACCGAAGTCATTGAGGGGGAAAAACTGCACCACTGGCTCAGCCAGGTCAAGCTTCCTCCTTCTCTCGCGCCTCAACACGCGCCGATGCCGGTGGCGGTTTGA
- a CDS encoding alpha-E domain-containing protein: protein MLSRVAHSIYWLNRYIERAENVARFVDVNLNLILDLPHQSVTQWEPLVMVTGDLALFRERYGLPTQEQVIQFLTFDADYPNSIVSCLYAARENARSVREIISSEMWQEVNSFYLMVQQAATQGQEVDLNHFFQEVKRASHRFAGVMDATMSHNEAWHFGQMGRLLERADKTARIVDVKYYVLLPSVQDVGTTLDEIQWIALLKSASAYEMYRKQGRHLISPRLVAEFLLLNREFPRSVLFCLRHLERSLHCITGTALPDWRMGVERRLGRLCADLEYITIDEIIQGGLHEFLDRLLVEFNRLDDTIFETFFALRPEPAGRS, encoded by the coding sequence ATGTTGAGTCGAGTGGCCCATTCCATCTATTGGTTGAATCGCTACATCGAACGGGCGGAAAATGTGGCCCGCTTTGTGGACGTGAATTTGAATTTGATCCTGGATTTGCCCCACCAGTCGGTAACCCAATGGGAACCCCTGGTGATGGTGACGGGGGATTTGGCCCTGTTTCGAGAACGCTACGGCTTGCCCACCCAAGAGCAAGTGATCCAGTTTTTGACGTTCGACGCCGATTACCCTAACTCCATCGTGTCCTGTCTGTATGCAGCGCGGGAAAATGCCCGGTCGGTGCGAGAGATTATTTCATCGGAAATGTGGCAGGAGGTCAATTCCTTTTACTTGATGGTGCAACAGGCGGCCACCCAGGGCCAAGAGGTGGATTTGAACCACTTTTTTCAAGAGGTGAAACGGGCCAGTCACCGCTTCGCCGGCGTCATGGACGCCACCATGTCCCACAACGAGGCCTGGCATTTTGGCCAGATGGGCCGCCTGCTCGAACGGGCGGACAAGACGGCGCGGATCGTGGATGTGAAGTACTATGTGCTGCTACCGTCGGTGCAGGACGTAGGGACGACCCTGGATGAAATTCAATGGATCGCCCTGCTGAAATCCGCTAGCGCCTACGAGATGTATCGCAAGCAGGGACGGCATTTGATCAGTCCTCGGTTGGTGGCGGAATTTTTACTGTTGAACCGGGAATTTCCCCGCTCGGTGTTGTTCTGTCTGCGGCATCTCGAGCGTTCGTTGCACTGCATTACGGGAACGGCCTTGCCGGACTGGCGCATGGGGGTCGAACGCCGCCTGGGACGCCTGTGCGCCGATTTGGAATACATCACAATTGATGAGATTATCCAGGGCGGTTTGCACGAGTTTTTGGACCGTCTGCTGGTGGAATTCAACCGCCTAGACGATACGATTTTTGAGACGTTTTTCGCCCTGCGTCCCGAGCCAGCCGGGCGGAGCTGA